The stretch of DNA CATCGGATTCCCTGAAGGACCTGCTTCAAGGGCAAGTTGTGTATTTCTACAATGCGGATAGAAAGGCTGAAAGCCGTGCCTAATGATTCACCTGGAAGTACCTGAAATGGATGATCCCAAAGCCTTCTTGACGAAAGAGATGAAATCTCATGAAATATttcgaatatttcaatatttttttttgtaaattgtcTGTGTAGAGTAATTTGtaatgtcctttttaatttttaattgtatcTTATACGCCTTTAGGGGCTTCCACGAATAAACAAAGAGATTCACAGAATCACGATTGAGGATTATCCTGAGACTTCCCTCCGGTTTGCGATAAATGCCTAATGATGTCGACCCAATTCCATCCACGTGGACGCTCTCCTTTGTGATCCGTCCGTTCCCATTGACGCCGCTTCTGAGCTTTGGTGAGATGTTCCTTTTTGGCCGTTGCCTTTGGTGCAACTTCCAGCTTCTCCACTTCATCAGCAATATCCACAGTGGCATGTATATTTTCCGGTTGGGATGCCGTCAACTCATCCAGTCGCTCCTTTAAGCACTCAAATAACGTATACGTCATGCCACATCCTAGCCACTGCTGAGCCTCTTCCCGGAGAACTTCctggattttctctttgacaCTCCCAATGAGATTGCGATTGTAGAATGTGTCCAGGTTGATCTGAGGGGCCTCATTGGGGTACTCTGGTGTCCAGCAGATTTCCACAAGGAAGGACTTACTAGCATCATCCTCACCATACTGCAAAAAGAGCCCAAAAACTTTAACTTCCACACTTTCTTCCAGGAATTTTATATCCTTACTTTGTATTGATATGTTGTGGGATTTATCTGCTTGAATGCCACATCAGTCTCGTAAATTGATAGGAGGGCTTCTATTTCTTCCTCCTGAAGCTCCTTTGAGGTCATttttgaaggagaaattcCTCTGCGctcttattcaaaaaatactgCAAGGAAACCAAAACAAACCTTGGAAGTTTTTTAGTCGTCCCATCCCACTAAACAAAATTATCCATGGGAATGTCAGAGgagttttccttttcaatctttgtcttcatttttttttccttcttttaggGGTAACTGGGACAAAAAGTTAGAAAGACAAGACAACACATCTCCAATATCTCAGTAAATATTAGTTCGTAATTGTTCTAATCTAGtcaaaaggtaccttttataactctaactaagcctataaaattttattattatttaaaaaatttttttttcaaatttcaaaattactttgaactttcatttcaatattatatcgtattttaaagtatttttctgtaattttttttgatccaaattcatttttagatAGAGTAATCATTGCTGAACCTGAACACAAACCTAgtctaaattttccgaaaaaattatCCGGGTTTTCCCGTAGAACACTGACACTAAAAAGTGACActtggggcaaaaagttagaAACCGTTTTTAAGGCagttcacttttttttattcatttatttttatttttccctagTCAGCACACCTAATACCTATAATTTAGAATGTTATATTACTCGCTATTACTAATATTTAATcactcaaaaaataaaaaagtgcaattatttgtaattttgttgtagttttttttaattttctgtgtcttttttattaaaaaaaaaaatttaattgttgcACAAATATCTTATTATCAATTGCTTTTACTGTGtctagatgaaataaattcataaaactaaaatttaaggGCAAAAAACGTAAATTAACATTTGGCCCCATGgttggggcaaaaagttaaaagtgcAAGGTttcggaaaatggactgaaaatgcattttcccgttgagttagaaaataatcgtCTCAGACAAAGTTATAgcctggaaaatttcctacaagaTAGTCgttatgggaaaattcaaatattttcagggaaatcaggaaaatgtttctcccaaaaaactaactttttgccccataTCCCCCTATTTTCTTCAGATTAGAACCTAAGGATTCTAGAATCTTACTTGTTTTCCATTCTAGATGATCGAAAAAGGATCATTTGTGCCTCTTAGCTTACTCAGAAAcccaaaagtattttttaacacttggaggacccaacatttggcacaacgcggaggatcaaattggtaataagtaccagttgataaaatatgctcaataattaattattaatcagttaattgaacaaggatcgaaagtttcactaattctcaatctccttcaagcattcctacaccgaattactaaatatttaatttagaaaatcgtcactgaaaaaaaattgcgtagaatcgatgcaaaattgtcaattcaaacgacttttttagctgtagttttgcttaatttattattgcgcctaaataatcacaaactttgattcttcgagtaactttttagtcacttccggcaataaaattagttcatatcaattattttcaccgagaaaaagtgaacaagagtactttatttgggaaatatggggaaacataacctcaaaaccatggctaaaatgtatgggattttgactggtagttattaccaatttgatcctccgcgttggattctgactttgacctcaattatctttcaaagaaaagacttttctcaagattttctttctgctatcttaaagtaattaaaattccctacacatagatgctaaattcatcgagataaatccaatagattttattttgtgacgattttaaagttccaattggtagcaattaccagtaaagtcctccgagtgttaagaTAATTCACTGGACACGATCAAATCCAGAAGACCATTGAACATTCCATGGAATACTCCGTGGATTCGTCCAACGATGCATTCCATTGCGGTTTGCTGCGTTTGCTCAATGGGGCACAAAGAATGGAcaaaaagtgcagtgaaaaagtcaatgaaaaagttcaataaaatcacCAAAATGTATGTTTGGAAGTAATTTTTTGTACAGGAAAATCCCCTCTGGTGCATCCAGAACCATTTTCTGCAGCTCTGTGTGAGATTTAGCgtggaaaaatgtcaaatattgggaaaaattcCGAGAGACTACGTGAGTGAAAAATGCAAGGTTGCCCccatggagaatttttttattctgaagATTTTTGGCATTTGCAGATGCATCCCGTGAGGTTCCCCTGCGGGCTGTTTTGCCTGTATCCTCCTTGCTGCGTGGCTATACGCGACTTCCGAGCGGTACCTACTTTGGGGCATCAGCTTTCTCACCACCGTTGCGCCATATCTCCCCGGAACACTTGGCTGCTGGACATCGAAGCCCTGGAGCTGTGAACTACAAAGGTGAGAATTTGAATGGGGATTGAGATGGACGTGGAAGCTAACTCTGATGTCCTGTTTGTTTATTGTTAGTTTCCGGGAAGCCTGTTGTACGACCATTGGAGCCCTGTATTCGTCGTACAGCATCCCTGGATGCTCTCACAACACCCCGACCTGTGTGGTCTACAGTCCAAACACATCCCTCATCTATGCTCCTGCATGTCGATAAGGCAACACAGACAGAGGAGAGTTACTGTCAGGAGATGAGTGGACGCTCATCGACGGATATTTTACGCTCCGATACCCCCACGGAGggagttaaaattgaaaaagttatCCGGCAGCGTCTCCAGCAGCGTTCACACTCACAGCGTAGCACTGAACATGCCGTGCAGACGCAATCCAGTCTCCCGGGAAGTGCCCTGAGAGCCAGTCCCGTGACTATTCCACCCAGAAGTGGTGCCACAGGGCATCTAAGACCAATGCGGAGCTCCGTTGAGGGTCTCAATCAGGAAATTGAGAAACTCGTTCTCATCCCAGGGCAGCAGCATTCATGTCGTCCGGAATCCAACAGAAATTTGGTATGTACGGAAAACCTCCCCTGTGGCAGCATAAAAacatgtttttaattaattttttatttcccaaTTAGTTTTCTCGCGGAACTCCGGATGGGCATCGTGCCCCCATTGCTGAACTCCTGCACGGAGACACGCGTTCTGTGAATACACAAACACCCCTGGGGGATGTTTTTGTGTCATCCGACGACAGCCAGAGTACGTCTCCGGATGAGTCAAGTAGCCATGGGGCTGGCAGCTACAGAGCCCCACCGGGTGGCATATCGAGTGCCTCACCGCGCATCAATAAATTCCTAGCGCGTGAGCCACCAGATGGGTGcgaaaaagtcaatttgcgcCCCACTGAATCCACTGAGCAAACAACAATCTTCAAACCATGCTTTGTGGGGGGGCTAAGACCATCCTTGGGGAGTGCATTCCAACCCCTTCAGCCACTCTCACCAAGCTCAGAGGAAGCCCCATCGACGCCACCAAAAGAGtaagtgattttcttcttttaatcatTCCATAAACTTacgaagagagagaaaatctctcaaacaTAAAGAACTGAATGACATTGAACGAAGGACGAAGGGAACGTTACTTATAAATAAGACATTGATCCTCTCAATTCTTTCAGTTAatattaacaagaaaaataataacaatattctaagaagaaaaatgaataaaaaaaaacgacaattTGAGTATAAAttgaacgtaaaaaaaattaagtaaaagaaaagactttttggGTGCTAAATTGTTAGAAATTTCTGAATTGGATTGCCTTCGGGTGTGCGGaagtgtttaaaaattttcaatttcaaatacaaaaaaagtaattactACCCTGTAAAACATTTCCGCTCATTTGCCGTCAATTTTACCTGGTAAAACCTCAGCGAATGACCGGAGATTTGACTTTTTCCCATGGAGAATATCCGCACATTACGACGGGAGACGGTTGGAGACACTATAAGCGAAAATACATGTACTGCGTACGCAGTTTTCCAGGGTAAATCTCCGAGGGATATTCTCCATGGGTTCTCGTGCTTGTCTACCGTAGGATAATATCCTTATGTACTCTCTCTATTTTGCCTATGGAGAgtatccatagattttcgtttatttttctgtgtaaaattctaacaaaaaaattttagtatatAAGGAGAATTACCGTCTATTTGCTGTGGTTTTACCGGTAGAAAAtatctctcaattttcataGTTTTTACTACTAGTAAAATTCCCCTAATTTTCTGTCATTTTACCGCATGACTTTTTCCtggcattttctttaattttaccCATGGAAAATATCTggcaattttcttcagttttaCTACAGGATTATATCCatacattttccacaattttacCCATGGTAATTATCCGATagttttcttgatttttacCCCCAGTAAATATCCGTTGATTTCCTCCAGTCTTACCTTAGGTTATATCCCGtgcattttcctcaaaattggTGGTGATGGAGTGGacgacaaaaatattaaaaagcgtaattttttctttatttttttttatttattatgattATTGCTTACAGAGAAGTGAATACATATATTCTTAAAAGACTATTCTAAAACTAATTATACATTCTTTTAcatcagaaaataaatgtgattTGACTTCAATCGACTGGAGACTCGGAAAAAATCATCAgtcactaattttttttaattcaaagaaatttgtacatttttttttgttttttttttctattttggtGCAAAGTGTAATTGAtctatacattatatattttaattgaactaCTTACTACCATATCTAGTTGTtttgggaagttttttttttacaataatgtCTTTGTAATAAACAAGTacataagggatggtcacgttattttggaaactctacaggaacaaaatggccaaaatgtgagaatttcaaataaattttttgagcacaaaaatttattttctaaatcaaaaatactgaattcttatcagtatttggccatttaacaagagtgcaagcagatttcaaaattttggtttaaaaattggcttgaaaatcgctcttgaaagtccccgagtttccaaaataatgtGACCATCCCTTACTTTAATCTTTGGCTTGCAACTGCAAACTGAAACTTTTATTGAACATTACTTGATTACTTGATTTTAAGGTATaccttaaaatataattttcttattatatttATCGCACGTCTCTATGGGTTGAATAGAGACGTTGAATGTTAATGAAGAGTTTAtacctaaatattttttagaacattaaaattattttatttttcaaaattactttttttttataaatttagaGATGTTGTTTTTCTGTAAAGAATTGAAACACAATTTgataattggaaaaaaattataaaatgtatatttttaaggaaatttaatgggaaagatgtaattaatttctttactttattttttaattgaattttaattaaaataagttGGACTTTTTGTACCTACTTAAATTTTTGCGTGAGCTTGGTTTTGTTGCTTGAAGTAGGGCTGAAGTGATCGTTGGTTGATATTGTTACAATCACTTATTGAGATGCTGTTGTTGAGAAATCTTTGCGATTGCAGCGTTGCATGATAGGGTGATTTCAGTATTAATCGTTGTTATGGATGATACGATGGCAGAATGCTATAGTTGGTACGTCGACGATTAGTGTATCTCTGATTAAATGAAGGGGATGCGCCATTCTGCATTAagtgattaaaaaaacaagatattagacaaaagaagaaattttttacatatgtaatacataaataataaaaaatagttatcgaaaattatcctttttttatgattgGACGTTAATCAACATTTTAAATATCGTCACTTCTCACTACTTTTGTCGTATCTGtacataaaaaagttttatacaACAAAAGTAACGACATGCGatgttatgtaaaaaaaaaggatttattccaagaagctttgaaaaatatcacaactttttttgtttgatatatacataagtacgggaaataaaaaatatagattaatcaaagaaaataaaaaggatttcttacctttttcagtgatttttcacttcattcacatttttaattcacttaCACATCACATGCGCTCCTTTCAGTAGAACATCTCACAAAGAActgaatattgtgaaatactCACTCAGACGGGTgatgagcacaaaaattttaagggTAAAATGGggaggttgaaaaaaaatgaggccTTATGTGCATGTAAAATAAACCCATGTACCTAAGGCATGTCTATTTCATGCACATTTCGAGAACCCGAGACcctaataaaacaataaaaaaaaggtttactCAGATGCATCTTCTCTTGCCCTCAGAGTGTCATTGCCAAAAAAATGAGTTTGATGGCCAAAAATATCGCGGAAAAATAAGAGCACACTCGCGGAGAAAATCCACCAGGAAAAACATAGGGaaatgcataaatattttccatggaaaaataatCAGAAAAGACCGCCAAATATACACAAAGTAAATTAGGATAATTAGCGTAAttatgaatgaagaaaaatcacattaatCACGCGGAAAATTCTACATGGAAAAGTGATGGGAAATATGAGTACATTTTCCCtggaaaaattagaagaaattgGTGCCAAATATTCGGCAGTAGGTAAATGCACGAAATGGTATAAATTAATACGcggaaaaagaactttcaacTCGCGGATAAACTCCACAAGGGGGAACAATAGGATAATATAAGGATATTTTACGCGGTGAAATAAGCAGAAATACGCGCCAAATATCCACTAAGGAGATACATAGTCTGAATAGGAGTAAATTCGTAGGCGGAAAAATCTGAGAGCATTCGAGGATCTTATCCTCGCGGAGGTACATAGTAAGATCAGTGGATATTTTGTGTGGTAAAATGTACAGAAACAAGCGCCAAATGTACTGTAGGAGGTAAATAGGAGGAATAGACGTATATTTGTAGGCGGTAAAATAAAGGTGCACTCACGGAGAAAGTCCATCAGGAAAAATAGGTGCCAAATGCAAGGATattttgaatagaaaaatGGGCAGAAATAACCACCAAACATCCATACAGGAAAACATAAGGAGAATGAACGGAGATCTTCCCCGGTAAAACCATGTCCCACTCGCGGAAACGTCTCCATGGGTATAAATGACTGAACTTGAACGGATATTTTCCAGGGCAAATACTCAGTATCCTCGCGGAGATTATCCGTGTGGAAGTACATAAGGGAATGCAAAGATATTTTACATGGAAACACAACGACGAATGCCAGATATTTTCCGTTGGCGTATAATTTCCAGctatttccttttattttaccCCCGGAGAGTTACCCGCAGTGTCTCCCCCatggataaaatttttacaggGTAAGAAAAAGGGTTCAAGAAGTGTCCGAGAACGCTGAGAACGAAtacaaaaatgattcaaattaacgaaatcttaagaaaaaatctaaatgttaagaaatgaaaattttcaattgtataaaaatacttaacactgggaggactttactggtaattgctaccaattggaaccttaaaatcgtcacagaataaaatctattggacttatctcgatgaatttagcatctatgtgtagggaattttaaatactttcagatagcagaaagaaaatctcgagaaaagtcttttctttggaagataattgaggtcaaagtgtgaatccaacgtggaggattaaattggtaataactaccagtcaaaatcccatacattttagccatggttttgaggttatgtttccccatatttcccaaataaagtactcttgttcacttttcctcggtgaaaatcattaatatggactaattttattgccagaagtgactaaaaagttacttgaagaatcaaagtttgtgatgatttaggcgcaataataaattatgtaaaattgtagctaaaaaagtcgtttgaattggaaattttgcatcgattctaggcaatttttttcaataacgattttctaaattaaatatttagtaattcggtgtaggaatgcttgaaggagattgagaattagtgaaactttcgatccttgttcaataaactgattaataattaattattgagcatattttatcagctggtagttattaccaatttgatcctccgcgttgtgccaaatgttgggtcctccagtGTTAAAAACCATACTTGGATTatgttaatttaaaaggaCCTTTAAGGGttctaaatggaaaaattcttatcattctgattaatttataaatgcaACAATAATTGGCATTTGATGCTGCATTGATTACTGCGTGGAACAAGAAAAGGACAATAGGtatttttggtgaattttctctcaaaagaagaatttcttttaatttgaaagttttgttttatttttaaatatttttgaaagaagtCTATTCACATTTATTTGTGCCATGACTTCATTTGAGAAGtttgaaaatacaaacatGGCTTAAAATCTTCTATTTTGGTTCATTTtgtgcatgaagcatatgctccAATGCTCTAAACCTAaccgtttgaaaaaaatcagtcaATAAAAGTAAAACTGACTGAAAACATTCCACTGAAACCTAGCTGTGAAAGCTCTATTAATTCTTCTTAAATGCGCCTCTGAGTTATTATGagacattttaattgttttttatgcataaaacaTATGCGCAAATGCTTCAGAAACAATGAATTATTCATCGATAATGATCAATCGGGCTTTGCGGCATATGCTTCATACactaaataacaaaaatgaattaaaagaaatcgtcatttaggaattttaattatttctatgTTTtctgaatttacttttttatcttttgaaAGTTATTAAGAATTTACTTGAAAAGAGCTCAAAACTAAGattcttatttaataaattcacaaaaaaaaacctttaaaaaactgTGCAAGAAACCAAAACATCTTGTGccatctttattatttttttataaattattttgagcgttaaattttttttaaatcacagTAAAATAGAATGGATAAAACCAGACGAACGGTCGGCTGGAAAACTTTCTTGGCGCAAacattctatttttaaaatatccccaatttatgctcataccaagtttgagcccaaTCAGATGATTTTACATTTTAGAAGACAAGCTGTTGTGTTATGTCAAAGAAAGAATTACAACTAAAAAGacacattaagaaaaaataaataaatttccaaatattcaaaatgtacaaaatattagaatttagtgatgatgaagaatgtgaagaaaaatctttctgatttatttcttttttcttttgaaaaagacaaaaaacaaGGTATATAATTCATAATtcataatatataataaaaattcttaataaacattttatcttatttattGAGCATTTAATAGAATTCTCACGAAAGCGGGGGTTAAAGTGGGATAGAAGTCAAATGCtagaaatttctttatcaaaaaaaaaagtattttaaggatatcaaagaaaaaaatgtgcctCGCCTTTGgctgatgaaaaataaaatgaaagagagaaaatatttgaaaccaaaatttatgagattttcaaaagtaagtagattaaaaaagaagatatcagaaaattttctatatacaaaaaaaatcaagtttgagctttaaagtttaaagaaatctttttcaatTACTAAAACGTagacttttaaagaaattttctagcatttttGGGACTTCTTCCACTTttgggaagaaataaaaaaaaagagaatataaaataaaaaattgaaaataattttttagagtTTATAAAGTACTTTAAATGGAATGATAAATGACTCACAATGGTATTCTTATAATGGAGATCAAAGAAGTAAAATaggtgtaagaaaaaaaaagaacaaggaGATGTGAGACAGAGAGAATTaggcttaaaatattttaaaaatatttttctagtTGTAgatgcaaatgaaattttaaagaaaaaaaaatgagtaatattttcataaattgaacaaattgaataataCGTGTCTTGTGTGGGAAAAgacttaaagaaaattaaggagaaTCTTTAATATGGTAGTGGTCCGCAGTATTTCGTAGGTCCTTGTAAAGGATGTAATTCTGCGGGACACTActgtaagtaaaaaaaaggagatcagtcaaattgatttaaataaattgagagaCCGCAAAGGATACgtataatataataattaagtAAAAAGCAGCATAAAGAACAAAAGAAAtctgagaagaagaagaaagtgtAGGTGTATAAGAACATATCTATACTGTCCGTGATTGActgatgatgaaaataaaatcataaaaaaataacaaactttcacgaaaaagtattttattgattttcttttccactcAAAGTCATACAAAAATCATCTTTTGACCTCTCTTTGGTACACAACATAGATTAAGAATTCTCACGCACTCACTACCGTTCTGATGTGAgcttgaagaatttcttacaATCATTGTATTCGAGGCACTGATAAATTGTTTCCCATCGTTTGTACGTAACATCTTTAACATCTCGAACCATTTTGGATTCTTCTGAGATTTCCATGCGGAGTGCACTGTGAGCATAGGGTGTCCATCGTGTTCTGATGATCTCATCGAGTTTTGGTGTTGGATTTCTGCAAGAAATAGAGAGAGATTTTGCTGTAGAAAATGCttattcttttgctttttctttggggaattttcaatcagaagattgctaaaaaaaatcttaaaaatttcgaGAAAATACGATAATCTAATGGGGAATCAACCGACGTTAACCCTGTGGCGTTTTTTGGATCATACGTAGACctaaacatgaaacattttattttcccaattttttatgaatttcattgTATTTCCTAGTTAGAAATACATATAATTCAGGCAGAAGAAGTCTAAGAAAACGTTTTGCCTAAGAAATgtcctctgagagcatttatagaataaatatcatgataaaagagcgcatgtttcaatgtttttatgtttcaagttagacgcgaaagggttaactttaattctttatttttggatTATTCCCCGATGAAGAACTCGGaggtaaaagaaagaaaaatcggtattatttgaaaatgtttggTATTTCAGgtgaatttctcaaatatttgtttaattaacacttggaggactttactggtaattgctaccaattggaaccttaaaatcgtcacagaataaaatctattggacttatctcgatgaatttagcatctatgtgtagggaattttaaatactttcagatagcagaaagaaaatctcgagaaaagtcttttccttggaagataattgaggtcaaagtcagaatccaacgcggaggatcaaattggtaataactcagtcaaaatctcatacatttagccattgttttgaggttatgtttccccatatttcccaaataaagtactcttgttcacttttcctcagtcaaaaataattaatgtggacttattttattgccggaaatgactaaaaagttacttgaagaatcaaagtttgtgatgatttaggcgcaatgataaattaagcaaaaactacagctaaaaaagtcgttgaattggcaattttacaccgattctacgcaattctttttcagtgacgattttctcaattaaatatttagtaattaggtgtaGGAATGCTTCAAAGAGATTGAGAagtagtgaaactttcgatccttgttcaataaactgattaataattaattattgagcatattttatcaactggtacttattaccaattt from Lutzomyia longipalpis isolate SR_M1_2022 chromosome 4, ASM2433408v1 encodes:
- the LOC129796008 gene encoding protein FAM117B-like: MSNIGKNSERLHASREVPLRAVLPVSSLLRGYTRLPSGTYFGASAFSPPLRHISPEHLAAGHRSPGAVNYKVSGKPVVRPLEPCIRRTASLDALTTPRPVWSTVQTHPSSMLLHVDKATQTEESYCQEMSGRSSTDILRSDTPTEGVKIEKVIRQRLQQRSHSQRSTEHAVQTQSSLPGSALRASPVTIPPRSGATGHLRPMRSSVEGLNQEIEKLVLIPGQQHSCRPESNRNLFSRGTPDGHRAPIAELLHGDTRSVNTQTPLGDVFVSSDDSQSTSPDESSSHGAGSYRAPPGGISSASPRINKFLAREPPDGCEKVNLRPTESTEQTTIFKPCFVGGLRPSLGSAFQPLQPLSPSSEEAPSTPPKEK
- the LOC129796006 gene encoding RWD domain-containing protein 4, with translation MTSKELQEEEIEALLSIYETDVAFKQINPTTYQYKYGEDDASKSFLVEICWTPEYPNEAPQINLDTFYNRNLIGSVKEKIQEVLREEAQQWLGCGMTYTLFECLKERLDELTASQPENIHATVDIADEVEKLEVAPKATAKKEHLTKAQKRRQWERTDHKGERPRGWNWVDIIRHLSQTGGKSQDNPQS